The genomic region CTCTCGACGCTCGCGGCCTCGATGGCCGTCACCGTCCCCACCGCGCTCTTCCTGCTCACCGTGTCCCTGCTGCACACCCGCCACTTCAAGCAGGGCACCGCCCAGCGCCTGGTCCTGCCCGTCAGCGTGCCCCTGGTGCTGGCCGCCGGCTTCGCCGGGCACCGGGCCGTCCCGCTGGCCGGGCTGGTGGTCGCCGCGACCGTCGCGGTCGGCGTCCGGCTGTCGCGGACCGCCGCCCGCAACGGGGCCGCCTGAGACCGTGGGATGAGACTGTCGGATATGCGCCGTACAACTCGGCCTGCCCGACTTCGACTTCTGGCGCGCTCCACCGCCGAAGATAGGTACATGACCTGTGCCAAGTGCGGAGCCCGGATGACGAGGAACCAAGACGGCTGGTACATCTGCTATGCCTGCGGCAACAGTTCGCCGGGGTAGCGGCCCGTCCGACGCGGGCCGCTGCCCCGGTCGGCTCGGGCCGCCACTCCGGCGGGGGTGTCAGCCGCGCGCGGTGAAGGCGTAGAGGTTGCCGTCCCAGGCGCCGGTCAGCAGCGTGTTACCGGTGACGGTCGGGGTCGACAGGATGGGCGCGCCGACGTTCAGGTCCTGGAGCTTGGCGCCGGTGGCCTTGTCCAGCCCGTACAGGTGGCCGTCGGTGCCACCGATCCACAACGTCCCACCGCTGATGGTCGGCGAGCCGACGAAGGCCCTGCCGCTCTGGAACTCCCAGAGCTTGGTGCCGGTGCTGGTGTCGAAGGCGGCCACCCGGCCGTTGGTGAAGCCGGCGTAGACGGTGTGCCCGTCAACGGCCGCCGAGCCACCGGGCTGCGCGGCGTCGTCCTTGGATACCCCGTCGCTCTGGTAGTGCCACAGTTCCTTGCCGGTGGAGGCGTCCCGGGCCAGGAGGGTGTTGCTCATGTCGGTGGTGAACACCTGCCCGTCGGCCACCACGGGAGTGGAGTGGTGGACGCCGCCGACGCCTCCGGCCGAGACGAGCTGCTCACCGGTGGCGGCCTCGTAGATACGCAGGCCACCGCGGCTGTCGTGGACGTAGACCTTGCCGCCGACCACGGTGGGGGTGCTGCTGTTCCACCAGCCGCTGTCCACCGGGGAGTCCCACAGCTGCTTACCGGTCGCGGTGTCCAGGGCGACGAGGTGGCTGCCGGTGGTGGTGTAGCCGAAGTAGTAGACGGTGGAGCCGGAGACGGTCGCGCCGCCGTAGCCGTAACCGTCGTAGGCGCCGGTCGTCGAGGAACCGGGGAGGGCGTGGCGCCACTTCACCGCGCCGGTCGCCGCGTCCACCGCGGTCAGGGTGCCACGCATCTCGGTGAGGTAGACGGTCCCGTCGTGCACCACGGGCGTGGACTGGACGAGGCTGTCCGTGGCGAAGTGCCACTTCGTCCGGCCGGTGGCGAGGTCGACGGCGTCCACGCCGTTGCCCTTGGCCCCGTCGGTGTCCCAGGTGCCGATGTACGCGATTCCGTTCGCGACCACCGGGGAGGACATGCCGATGGTGGCGCCGCTGCGGTGGGTCCAGGCGTTGGTGAGGTTTCCGGAGCCCAGGTTCCCGGGCTGTACTCCGGTGTGCAGGGCGTCCCCGTGGAACTCGGGCACGTCCGCGCCCGCGCGCACCGGTTCGGCCTTCGGCACGACGGTGAAGCGGCTCGTGGTCGACCAGCTCCTGCCCGCGTCGTCGAACGCGGTGACCGCGGCGGTGTGTGCGCCGGGCTTCAGCCGGCGGGTGTCCCACGGCGCCGACCACGAGAACTTGCCGGTCCGGCCCAGCTTCTGGCCCTTCTGGCCGTCGACCCGGACCTCGACCCGCACCACATGGCTGGAAGTGTGGTAGGCGTCCACCTGGAACTCGGTACGGCCCTGGCCGACCTGGGAGCCGGGCGCGGGCGAGGTGGCCGCGATCGTGTGTTCCTGGTTGAACATCCGGAATTCGGCGGTCAGTTCGGCGTGGCGCATCGCGATCTCGCGGAAGCCGATGGGGGAGTGGTCGTCGTTGTAGGTCGCCGAGGCCGTGTTGTACTCCACCGCGCCGTCCAGCAGGTGAGGATCGGTGAAGTTGGTGTGCATGTGGCCGTTGAAGAACGCCTTGACGTCGTACCCCTTGAGGAGTCCGAGCAGGGCGTCGATCTGTCCGGCGGAGCCGCCGGTGTCGGGGGTGTCCAGCGGCTCGTGGGAACTGACCACGATCTGCTTCTTGCTGCCGTTGGCGTTCTTGCCGTTGAGCGCCAGGTCCTGCTTCAACCAGGCCATCTGTACCGGATCGCCGAGGCCGCCGTTGTTCTCCAGCTGGATGAAGTGGGTGTTGCCGTAGTCGAAGGAGTACCAGGAAGGCCCGAGCAGCGAACGGTAGTTGCCGACGCCGTCGGTGTCCCCGCCGCCGTGGTCGTGGTTGCCCGTCACCGGCCAGATCGGCAGCTTGGAGTTCGCGGTGCCCTTGAGCCATGCCTGCCAGTGGGAGGACGCACCGTCGCCGCTGAGGTCCCCGGTGGCCAGGACGAAGGCCGGCCGGGTCGGGAGTGCGGCCATGTCGTCCAGCTGCTTGGCGAGCTTGCCCGGGGTGACCCCGTCGCCCTCCGCGGGTGATTCCGGACCGTCGGGGCTGGTCAGGTGGGTGTCGGTGATCTGGGTGAAGGTGAAGTCGGGCCGCTCGCTGCCCTTGTCGCGCCGCAGATCGAAGTTCTGGGTGACGGTGGCGCCGTCCTCGGGCGAACCGAGGTCGTAGTAGAAGCGCTGGACCCGGTTGCTGCCGAGGGCGGCCGAATAGCCGCGCGGCATGGTGATGTTGACGATCGTGTGGTTCCACTGGTTGAGGTCGGCGGAGAACGTGTAGTGGCCGTTCCGGTCGGTACGGACGATGACCGCGCCGTCCGAGACGGACACCCCGGCCAGCCCGTGCTCGCCCTTGCCCTGGGTGCCGTTGCCGTTCTTGTCGTCGAAGACGGTGCCCTGGACGGTGGCGTGGCGCGCGGGGCGGGGGGCCATGTCGAAGTTCACCGGCGCGGCGAGCGCCTGGTACCCGTCGTTGGCCAGCAGCCACGCGGAGTAGGAGCCGGCGGGCAGGCCGGAGGTGTCCAGGTCCACGGTGCCGGTCGCGTTCGGGACGTAGACCCAGACCAGCGCAGCCCCGTCGCCGGGCTTGCGGTTCGCGGGATAGATGCCGATCCAGTTCGTGGCGCCGGGCGCGTCCGTGGTGTAGCCGAAGCTGAGTTTCTGACCGACCTGGGGCTGCTGGGTGACCAGGGTGAGAGTGGACGCACTCACGGCCGACGGGGCCCCGCCGACCGGCGCGGCGGACGAGACGGGTGCGCCCACCACGGCGAGAACAACGGCGCAGGCCCCAGCCGTCAGTGCAGATCGGAAGCGGGAAGGTGGCATGCTGCACTCCTGGTGAACGGGAAACTTGTCTGGACAACTTTGCTGACCGCAGGACATCCGTGGCAAGTGTCCGGTAGGTGTTGCAGCGGCGTACTGCACACGATGATTGGGTGTCTCCGTACGGCCCTACCCTCGTCAGTGCCAGGACGAGCCGGAGTCCCTGGCGACGGGCGATATGGCCGTACACGTCAGCCCCGCTCCGTGCACGCCTTCTGTTTCGCCAGCCCCGACACTGCTGCGGACAGTTCGCGGACGACGGCGTCCTTGTCCTTCACCCGTTCCGACACCGCGATCTCGGCGGTGGGAGCGCTCCCGTAGGAGAGCACCGTCTTCTTCCCGTCCTGGCTCTTCTTCTCGTTCACGACCCAGTCGACGCCGTCCACCGACGTGCAGGGAGCCGACTCGGGGACGTCCGAGATGTTCCCGCACCGCAGGATCACGTCGCCGTCACCCCACACGGCCGTGCCCTTCGGGCCGGAGTCCTCGCGCCCGTGGCCCCCCACTCTCTGCGGCGCCTTGTCCATCAGACGGGAGCAGGCCGCGCTGTCGCCACCCGGAGCTCCCGAGACGTTGTAGGAGCGCGATGAGGTCCCGCACGCCGCGAGAGCGGCGACGCAGACGGTGATCACGCCGGCCTGCGTCAGACGCCGGACAGGGGTTGTCTTCATGAGTCATCCCTCGTTCGAGTTGTGCAATGGTCGGTTCGCGGAACGCGAGAAGCGTTCTTCGGTCGCAGCGACGGCCCGGGACGCCGTGCATGGGGTGGCGATCAGTCGGTGCGGACGCTGAGCAGGCCGCCGGGCTCGGCCGGGGCCTGACGCCGGACCTGTCCGCGACTCCGGACAGTGCCTTCGCCCCGACGCGATCGGTAACGACTGTACGAGGCACGGCTGTTGCCGTCGATTGTTCCCCTCCCGTATCAGGGAGTCATCGCTCAGTAAAGGGAGAGGGTGGAGTCAACTGTGGTAGTCGCCGGGGGCCGCGCTGGGTTCTTCCCTCCTCGATGTGGACAGCTACCTTCGGCCGATCATCGCCGTGATCATCATTGTCCTGCGGATCCCGCTCGTCGCGTGGGGTAAGCCTCGCCCGCGATGGCCTCGTGGACGATGGGGTCGTTGTCTTCGTTTCCTGCACCGGAGCTGGAGCCGAAGCGGCGGTATGGACCGGTCAGAAGAACGACGCAGTACCTGGCCGATGAAGGCGATCGGAACTTCGGCCCTATAGATTTCCGGCACGGCACGGCACGGCAGGCGTACGGGTTCGTTCCTGCGTCGTGCCGGCGAGACGTTCTACGGCGCCTCGCCGGGGAATCCTCGTGTACGCCAGGTGCGGCCGTCCCGCTCGACCCCGAACCCTTCGTAGCCGTCCAGGGATTCCAGCCAGCTCCGCGCCGTCGGCCCCATGGCGAAGGCTGCGGTCGCATACGCATCGGTCATCGTGAGCCCGGCCCCGATCACCGTGACGGATGCCGACCCGTCCGCTGTTCTGCCTTCGTGCGGGTTGATGATGTGCGAGCCGCGTTCCGCGGTACCGGAAGTCGCGATGGCCAGGTCACCACCGGTGACGATCGTGCAGAGTTCACCGTGACGCAGTGGGTGGGCGATGCCGATGCGCCAGGGAGCCCCCCGAGCCGCTTCGCCTCGCAGTTGCAGATCGCCGCCGCCGTTGACACAGGTGTGGTGCGCGCCCGCCTCGTGGAGGAGCTGTGAGGCGTGCTCGATCGACCATCCCTTGACCAGTCCGGACGGGTCGAGAGAGCCGCCCGCGAAATGGCTGAACCAGCCGGAGCTGTTCCGTGCGGCACTCATGCACAGGTCGAGCACCCCGCGCACCTCTGCGGAGCACTTGGCCGGTGAGAGTTCGCCTCGTGAAATCCGGCTCACGGCGCTGTCCGGCCGGTAGGTGGAGTACACCTCGTCGACATGGTGCAACCACCCCACCGCCTCGCCCAGCGCCGTTTCGATGGCGGGCGTCCGGGTGTCGCGGATGTCGAAGGAGAAGACCGTGCCCATCACGTGCTCGACATGGTGCAGGCCGTGCCCGGACTCAGCCATGGGCCTGGTCCAGTGCGCTCTGCAGGGACTGCATGTAGCCCTGGCTGGTGTAGCTGGCACCGGAAACCGACTGGATGTGGGCGCTGTGGGCGGTGAGCGCCTCCTTCGTCAGTTTCGGCACGGCGCCCGCGGAGATCTCGCGGCTGCGGCTGTCCTCGGACGGCATGTGAAGCACTTTGATGTCGGTCAGCTTTCCGGCCTTCACGGTGGCGGACACCTGCACGGGGCCGTACTTGGTGTCCGCGGGAGTGCCGGTGTAGGTGCGGGCAGCCGACGTCCCGGTCCCCGGAGACACGGTCTGTGTCGGTGCCGGGACGGTCCCGGTCGGTGGTGGCACGGCGATCGGTTCGGCGCTGTGGTGCGGCTTCACAGCAAGCAGCACCACAATTAGCGCACCGGTCGACGCGGCTGCGGCGATTGCTCTGCGCACGATGCCCTCCTCAGAACTCGAACGACTCGTGATGGATGTGGCGGCGCGGTACCCCGGCGCTGCGAAGGGCTTCCTTGGCCGCATCGGTCATACCGGGCGGGCCGCACAGGTACACCTCGTGTGCCGCGAGATCCGGCACCAAGGCGGTCAGCGCATGGGAAGTCAGCGGGTCCGAAGGCTTCCCGGGTTCACTGACGATGTAGTGGACGACGGCATCACGGGCATCGGCTATCGCGTCCAGTTCGGTGCGCAGCGCGAGGTCTTCGGGCCTGCGGGCACGGTAGATCAAGGTCACTTCGCCGGGGAGCGTCTCGAACAGGGCGCGCAGCGGAGTGATCCCGACGCCGCCCGCCAGCAACAGCACCTGGCCGGCTCTGCGCCGGCCCGCGGTGAACGCGCCGTAGGGACCTTCGGCCCATACCCGGGTCCCGGGCCGCAGGCTGGCAAGAGCCGCGCTGTGCCCTCCCGCGGTCTTCACCGTGATCCGCAGTTCGTGGCTGAGGGCCGGCGCGGACAGAGAGTACGGATTGGCCGTCCACCAGAGCCCGGGGGCCAGAAATCGCCAGCGGAAGAACTGTCCGGGCAGGGCGCCCAACTCATCCAGGTGGTCGCCGGTCAGAAGCACGGAGACGACACCCGGCGCCTCATGACGGACGGCGGTCACGCGCATCCGGTGCCGCAGGGCCCGCCGCACCGGTACCAGGAAGCGATACCAGATGATCAGGACGGCGACTCCGATGTACAACGTGTACCAGGCCACTTGAGCGGGCCGGTTGCCGACGAAGTCGGCTCCGTTGCTGAGCTGATGGAAGAAGGCAAGGAAGACAGCCACATAGGTGGCGAAATGCAGGTAGTGCCACGTCTCGTAGCCCATCCTGCGGCGCACGGCCCGCGCCGAGACGAAAGCGGTGCCCACCAACAGGAAGAAGGCGACCGTGGCCTTGAGCATGTCCGGATAGTGCAGGACGAGATTAGTCGTCTGACTGACGACACCGATGTGCGAGGTGAGGGAATACCCCCAGATGATCAGCAGGACATGGGCCACGACCAGCGAGATCGTGTAACGACCACCCATCGCATGCCATTGCGCCAGCCGGTCGGTGCCGATGCTGTGGTCCAGGACCGGTGCACGGGCCATCAGCGCCACCAGGACCGCGCATCCGTA from Streptomyces sp. NBC_01267 harbors:
- a CDS encoding outer membrane protein assembly factor BamB family protein, with product MPPSRFRSALTAGACAVVLAVVGAPVSSAAPVGGAPSAVSASTLTLVTQQPQVGQKLSFGYTTDAPGATNWIGIYPANRKPGDGAALVWVYVPNATGTVDLDTSGLPAGSYSAWLLANDGYQALAAPVNFDMAPRPARHATVQGTVFDDKNGNGTQGKGEHGLAGVSVSDGAVIVRTDRNGHYTFSADLNQWNHTIVNITMPRGYSAALGSNRVQRFYYDLGSPEDGATVTQNFDLRRDKGSERPDFTFTQITDTHLTSPDGPESPAEGDGVTPGKLAKQLDDMAALPTRPAFVLATGDLSGDGASSHWQAWLKGTANSKLPIWPVTGNHDHGGGDTDGVGNYRSLLGPSWYSFDYGNTHFIQLENNGGLGDPVQMAWLKQDLALNGKNANGSKKQIVVSSHEPLDTPDTGGSAGQIDALLGLLKGYDVKAFFNGHMHTNFTDPHLLDGAVEYNTASATYNDDHSPIGFREIAMRHAELTAEFRMFNQEHTIAATSPAPGSQVGQGRTEFQVDAYHTSSHVVRVEVRVDGQKGQKLGRTGKFSWSAPWDTRRLKPGAHTAAVTAFDDAGRSWSTTSRFTVVPKAEPVRAGADVPEFHGDALHTGVQPGNLGSGNLTNAWTHRSGATIGMSSPVVANGIAYIGTWDTDGAKGNGVDAVDLATGRTKWHFATDSLVQSTPVVHDGTVYLTEMRGTLTAVDAATGAVKWRHALPGSSTTGAYDGYGYGGATVSGSTVYYFGYTTTGSHLVALDTATGKQLWDSPVDSGWWNSSTPTVVGGKVYVHDSRGGLRIYEAATGEQLVSAGGVGGVHHSTPVVADGQVFTTDMSNTLLARDASTGKELWHYQSDGVSKDDAAQPGGSAAVDGHTVYAGFTNGRVAAFDTSTGTKLWEFQSGRAFVGSPTISGGTLWIGGTDGHLYGLDKATGAKLQDLNVGAPILSTPTVTGNTLLTGAWDGNLYAFTARG
- a CDS encoding DUF3515 family protein produces the protein MKTTPVRRLTQAGVITVCVAALAACGTSSRSYNVSGAPGGDSAACSRLMDKAPQRVGGHGREDSGPKGTAVWGDGDVILRCGNISDVPESAPCTSVDGVDWVVNEKKSQDGKKTVLSYGSAPTAEIAVSERVKDKDAVVRELSAAVSGLAKQKACTERG
- a CDS encoding FAD:protein FMN transferase is translated as MAESGHGLHHVEHVMGTVFSFDIRDTRTPAIETALGEAVGWLHHVDEVYSTYRPDSAVSRISRGELSPAKCSAEVRGVLDLCMSAARNSSGWFSHFAGGSLDPSGLVKGWSIEHASQLLHEAGAHHTCVNGGGDLQLRGEAARGAPWRIGIAHPLRHGELCTIVTGGDLAIATSGTAERGSHIINPHEGRTADGSASVTVIGAGLTMTDAYATAAFAMGPTARSWLESLDGYEGFGVERDGRTWRTRGFPGEAP
- a CDS encoding FMN-binding protein encodes the protein MRRAIAAAASTGALIVVLLAVKPHHSAEPIAVPPPTGTVPAPTQTVSPGTGTSAARTYTGTPADTKYGPVQVSATVKAGKLTDIKVLHMPSEDSRSREISAGAVPKLTKEALTAHSAHIQSVSGASYTSQGYMQSLQSALDQAHG
- a CDS encoding ferredoxin reductase family protein; this translates as MSTAAYSRHRTHRIPRPHRPRTVVPLVAQCVIWAGAAGVLGLWWSDNSSVVGAAGWLTGAGRITGLLAGYGCAVLVALMARAPVLDHSIGTDRLAQWHAMGGRYTISLVVAHVLLIIWGYSLTSHIGVVSQTTNLVLHYPDMLKATVAFFLLVGTAFVSARAVRRRMGYETWHYLHFATYVAVFLAFFHQLSNGADFVGNRPAQVAWYTLYIGVAVLIIWYRFLVPVRRALRHRMRVTAVRHEAPGVVSVLLTGDHLDELGALPGQFFRWRFLAPGLWWTANPYSLSAPALSHELRITVKTAGGHSAALASLRPGTRVWAEGPYGAFTAGRRRAGQVLLLAGGVGITPLRALFETLPGEVTLIYRARRPEDLALRTELDAIADARDAVVHYIVSEPGKPSDPLTSHALTALVPDLAAHEVYLCGPPGMTDAAKEALRSAGVPRRHIHHESFEF